From Coturnix japonica isolate 7356 chromosome 1, Coturnix japonica 2.1, whole genome shotgun sequence, the proteins below share one genomic window:
- the LOC107311547 gene encoding uncharacterized protein LOC107311547: protein MMPRKMQQASSDHSPDLMKETCINVELPNKESKLHKGAAVLSGSNSPEDTFSPCETQPVSVYTDTTTPPADCTQRQGYTDSSLLKLPIEECTGSRHTAFQFDRHAMARISTSPTLRRLRMASASQALTCQDSSDTAPMGNQTECTGSLHHICKTPPWCTKSSSLSLPSSVYMKLLSSEAKTEMTLADPESANPRFKLPSQGLLSNGTSKEMLQNSWRANSATLPRKFPRFSCVSQEGIQKSGLPTQRSAERRRSSVVVSLPGLEVFPGDLLVSDSALDYLPHTALLLNAESKKPRWPFAKRGVVSISPCSFPFTDLAFSHN from the exons ATGATGCCAAGAAAGATGCAACAAGCAAGTTCTGATCATTCTCCAGACCTGATGAAAGAAACCTGCATCAACGTGGAACTTCCAAACAAGGAAAGTAAGCTTCATAAAGGAGCTGCTGTATTGTCTGGAAGCAACAGTCCAGAAGACACCTTCAGTCCTTGTGAAACACAACCAGTATCAGTTTATACGGACACCACTACACCGCCAGCTGACTGCACTCAAAGACAAGGGTATACTGACTCTTCACTTCTGAAGCTTCCAATAGAGGAGTGCACTGGGAGCCGTCACACAGCTTTCCAGTTTGACCGACATGCTATGGCCAGAATTTCCACTTCTCCAACCTTAAGGCGATTAAGGATGGCCTCTGCTTCACAGGCACTGACATGTCAGGACTCCTCTGACACAGCTCCGATGGGGAATCAAACGGAATGCACAGGCTCTCTCCACCATATTTGCAAAACTCCACCCTGGTGCACAAAGTCTTCCTCACTGTCATTGCCTTCTTCTGTCTACATGAAATTACTGtcttctgaagcaaaaacaGAGATGACTTTAGCAGACCCAGAGTCTGCCAACCCCAGATTCAAGTTACCAAGCCAAGGTCTTCTCAGCAATGGCACTTCCAAGGAGATGCTCCAAAATTCTTGGCGAGCCAACTCTGCTACACTGCCCAGGAAATTCCCCCGCTTCAGCTGCGTGTCACAGGAGGGTATCCAG AAGAGTGGATTGCCTACACAAAG ATCAGCCGAGCGCAGGCGTAGCTCCGTGGTGGTGAGCTTGCCAGGACTCGAGGTGTTCCCTGGAGACCTGCTGGTGTCAGACAGTGCCTTGGACTAcctgccccacacagccctgctgctaaACGCAG AATCCAAAAAGCCAAGGTGGCCTTTTGCCAAAAGAGGAGTTGTGAGTATTTCACCAtgttctttccctttcactgaCCTTGCTTTCTCACACAACTAA